The genomic DNA cctgagtagctaggattacaggtgcccaccaccatgccaggctaatttttgtatttttagtagagatagagtttcaccatgttggccaggctggtcttgaactcctgacctcatgatctgcctgcctcagcctcccaaagtgctgggattacaggggtgaaccactgtgcctggtcccttTCACATTTTTTGTAGTGCAGTTATGCTGGCAACTGACTTTATTTGGCATTTGTTTGTATGAATAAGTTTATATTTTACCTTCCTTCATAGTTCTTTTCCTTGATGggcctattaaaatattttttttcttttgtaagccACTTCACCCCTTCCCTatgggtttgtttttatttacctcTACATGGCTGACTTTGGACAGAAACGTTAAAAGTTCTACTTGTTGTTTTCCTGAAGCTATGCTTCTATTTCTGGACTCATCGCCAAGTCACCTGAAGGCAATACAAATGAAGTATCTGGgccacatgcagtggctcacgcctgtaatcccagcactttgggaaactgaggtgggaggataccttgagcccagaaaaaaaaaaaattagcctggcatggtggcacgtgcctgtagtcccagttacttgggaggctgaggtgggaggatcacttgagcctgggagttggaggctacatTGATCCTTGGTCGTGTCACTACCCTCaagcctggacaaaagagtgagaccttgtctcaaaaaaaaaaaaaaaaaaaaaaaagtgtcccttTGCTTTACTCCTGCTCTCCAGTGATTCTACAGCATGGAATAGGCCACTGACTTACTCACATGTATAGTTCTCATCTGTCCATTTTAATAATTGCAACTAGAGCTCTTTTTGAACTTTCTCTCGTTCTTCAAGCATACATCAAACCTGAGTTTAGAGGGTATTTGCGTCCTAGTTTCACGAGATTGGCAAGTAGTTTTTAGAGAGTATGTTTGTggccattcttttcttttgatactGACGgagggtttcttttttaattttttgtttgtttaagacagggtcttactctgtcacccaggctggagtgcagtgatgcaatcacggctcactgtagccccaacctcctggcctcaagtgatcttcttgcctcagcacccccaagtagctgggactatacatgCATGCCACCCTGCTAGCTAATTTTTAGaggaggtctctctatgttgcacaggttggtctggtcttgaacttctggcctcaagtgaaactcctactttggcttcccaaagtgctgggattacaggcatgagccattgcacctggcaaTGGAGTGGTTTGTGGTtggttagttttttgtttgtttgtttgtttgtttttgagacagagtttcactcctgttgcccaggctagagtgcaatggtgcgatctcggcttacttcaacttctgcctcttgggttcaagcaattctcctgcctcagcctcccaagtcgctgggattacaggcgtccgccacaacgcccggctaatttttgtatttttagtagaggtgaggtttcaccatgttggtcaggttggtctcaaactcctgacctcaagtgatccacccgcctcagcctcccgaactgctgggattacaggcgtgagccaccatgcctggccttgtttgttttttgttttgttttgagacagagtctcactccattgcccagactagagtgcagtggcacaatctcagctcactgcaacctccgcctcccaggttcaagcgattcttgtgccccagcctcctaagtagctaggactacaggtgtgcgccaccactgcctggttaattttggaattttctttttaatagagacagggttttgccatgttggccaggctggtctcaaacttctggcctcaagtgatctgcccgcctcggcctcccaaagtgctgggattttgggtgtgaaccaccgcactcacagagtttttttctttttttaataaatttttatttgaaattatttagatTTGCAGAAAGTGCAAAGTAATACAAAGAGTTCCTATATATTGCCATACCCAATTTACCCTAATGCTAACATCTTACACTAGCATATTTGTCAAAATCATCAGTGTACCAATTCATATACTGTACATTACTATTTACTAAAATCCAgagtttatttggatttcaccagtttttccactatGTTGTTTTTTGTTCCAGAATTCATaaatagagggttttttttttcctatttttgattCTTTAAGTTCATTTTTGTTGGTTGCATGGAGGAGTGTCATATACGCACTCATTCCACCAAATTCCCTTGATATCCTTTACCATTACTTTATAAaccatttacatttctcttgcaGAGAGCCACAACCTAAGTGCCTTACCTGATGACACTGACAGAGAGAATCACTGGAAATGATAGTTTTATACTTAATTCTTGTCACTAAAACTctaatagtgtttttaaaaacctaatacaAGGCCAGGCCtggcggctcacacctatcatcccagcactttgggatgcctagggaggagaattgctcaaggccagaagtttgaaaccagaacagcctgggcaacatagtgagaccctgtctctgaaaaaacaaaacaaacaacaacagcaacaacaacaacaaaaatacctaaCACAAATACTTAAATGCATACaactatttttataacttttaacttTTACACTTAGTTGTCCATTTCTCCAAAATATGAAGTCCTCTGCGGAAGTGACTCCAGACCTTCAGAGCCGTGGTGAACTTTGTGAATTACTGGTAATGAACACCGTCATCTTGTCTGTTTTACCAGCACATGATCATATAATTGAAAACTGTTTTGAACAGGAATGTCTCAtcataaataagttaataaattctACAAACATCTACTAAACATCTGTTATGTTCTAGGTACAGATTGGGGAAATCACAATAAACCAGTCGGGCACAATACCTAGCTTCATGAAATGTATAGTCAATCTCTTCTACTTCAAGGCCCAGACTCTCTTAGACTTTGTTGATTAGCATCCAGGCTAAATGGATCCTCTCTGGATCTTCATGTGGAGGGCAATAAGGCTGGATTTGCTACTTGGCCTTTTTAGGGGTTGAGAAGATGTTACTTTAACAAAAGCAAGTGCCCAACAAAATCATAAACCCAGGTAATAGGCTGACCACTTTAAGCTGAGAAATCCTACCTAGTTCTCTGGGATATAAGCCACTACTAATTTAATGCACACATATACCACCTTATTTTGAGGCTGTGTGTTAGGTATGTTATGTTtgtcatccccccacccccaacacacacaaaaaccaactTGCTATTCACGTGATTCATTTTCTATATGAATTGAAAAATGGcactaaagaaaaaagtttgggGATATAGAAATAGCttattttttaaggaagaaacaTAACCTTTCTAAGTACTGGATgtgtaatattaaaaatgtagttAACCAAGGACAGAGGCTGCACCTAATGACTTTTGGAGGAACCTTCTTGCTCAAGACACTATGATTCTCGTTACCTGGATAGTATCACCCATGGATTGTATCATATATGAACCACTGAGGAACACACATTCCTGCAGATGTTTGCAGATTATTAATTGCTTTATATTTGGAGCACCCCTCCCTTCAATCAGCATAAATATTTGAGGGTGGGCTGTGTTTAGAAGATGTTTAGTCTCCAATGATTACAACATGATGCACCACTCTCCTATACAAATTTTGATttaagaaaagattttatttttcaaaggaaacCACAAGTGAAAGCAATCTTGAAGATTCAATAGCAGTTGGTCCTATAGTGCCAGGTAAGAACTTTGAAGTAGCACGTGGGattatatgtatttgtaaatatatttgtatacaggGCAGTTgcaaaaaaaagagtatttataATTGTCCAAAGAGCTTCCAAAGAGGAGCAGCATTGCAACAGTGTCGTGTATGAGCAAAAGTCAAGATTCTTGTGGCTTCTCCAGAGTGCAGGCAGGACCAAACTGATAGTAGGCAACGTGTCTCAGGTACAAGCAAACCAGTCCTTAGAAGCACCAATCAGTAAACTTCTTtcctgagatttttatttttattcattttattttattttattttatttgagacagggtcttactttgtcacccaggctggaatgcaatggcaagatcatggctcactgcagcgtcgacctcccaggctcaagtgatcctcccatctcagcctccccagtagctgggaccacaagcatgtgccaccacacctggctaatttttgtattttttgtagagacagggttttgccatgttggccaggctggtcttgaactcctaggctcaagcaattcgcctgcctcggtctcccacagtgctgggattacaggcatgagtcactttGCCTGGCCTCTTTCCTGAGATGCATGGTGCTTATGATAAGCACACATTATGTCTAGGTCCCTGCTTCAAGTGTGGCACTTTGGACACATGCTTTCCACATTCCGATTTTGTGCCAAAACCTATGAGATGATCGCAATGTGGGAATCATGGATGGCTGTGGAAAATCCTAACACATTCGTAGTAGACAGGCAGAATCATGGAATGAAAAGGCATGGCGTTCAGACTGAGGGAGATGTGACTATGAATCCCTGTTGTGcccccctttctttctctccacagAAATGGCACAGGGTGAAGCCCAGTGGTTTCAAGAGGCAAAGAATCTGAATGAGCAGCTGAGAGCAGCTTATACCAGCGCCAGTTTCCGCCACATGTCTTTGCTTGATATCTCTTCCGATCTGGCCACGGACCACTTGCTGGGCTGTGATCTGTCTATTGCTTCAAAACACATCAGCAAACCTGTGCAAGAACCTCTGGTGCTGCCTGAGGTCTTTGGCAACTTGAACTCTGTCATGTGTGTGGAGGGTGAAGCTGGAAGTGGAAAGACGGTCCTCCTGAAGAAAATAGCTTTTCTGTGGGCATCTGGATGCTGTCCCCTGTTAAACAGGTTCCAGCTGGTTTTCTACCTCTCCCTTAGTTCCACCAGACCAGACGAGGGGCTGGCCAGTATCATCTGTGACCAGCTCCTAGAGAAAGAAGGATCTGTTACTGAAATGTGCATGAGGAACATTATCCAGCAGTTAAAGAATCAGGTCTTATTCCTTTTAGATGACTACAAAGAAATATGTTCAATCCCTCAAGTCATAGGAAAACTGATTCAAAAAAACCACTTATCCCGGACCTGCCTATTGATTGCTGTCCGTACAAACAGGGCCAGGGACATCCGCCGATACCTAGAGACCATTCTAGAGATCAAAGCATTTCCCTTTTATAATACTGTCTGTATATTACGGAAGCTCTTTTCACATAATATGACTCGTCTGCGAAAGTTTATGGTTTACTTTGGAAAGAACCAAAGTTTGCAGAAGATACAGAAAACTCCTCTCTTTGTGGCGGCGATCTGTGCTCATTGGTTTCAGTATCCTTTTGACCCATCCTTTGATGATGTGGCTGTTTTCAAGTCCTATATGGAACGCCTTTCCTTAAGGAACAAAGCGACAGCTGAAATTCTCAAAGCAACTGTGTCCTCCTGTGGTGAGCTGGCCTTGaaagggtttttttcatgttGCTTTGAGTTTAATGATGATGATCTCGCAGAAGCAGGGGTTGATGAAGATGAAGATCTAACCATGTGCTTGATGAGCAAATTTACAGCCCAGAGACTAAGACCATTCTACCGGTTTTTAAGTCCTGCCTTCCAAGAATTTCTTGCGGGGATGAGGCTgattgaactcctggattcagatAGGCAGGAACATCAAGATTTGGGACTGTATCATTTGAAACAAATCAACTCACCCATGATGACTGTAAGCGCCTACAACAATTTTTTGAACTATGTCTCCAGCCTCCCTTCAACAAAAGCAGGGCCCAAAATTGTGTCTCATTTGCTCCATTTAGTGGATAACAAAGAGTCATTGGAGAATATATCTGAAAATGATGACTACTTAAAGCACCAGCCAGAAATTTCACTGCAGATGCAGTTACTTAGGGGATTGTGGCAAATTTGTCCACAAGCTTACTTTTCAATGGTTTCAGAACATTTACTGGTTCTTGCCCTGAAAACTGCTTATCAAAGCAACACTGTTGCTGCGTGTTCTCCATTTGTTTTGCAATTCCTTCAAGGGAGAACACTGACTTTGGGTGCGCTTAACTTACAGTACTTTTTCGACCACCCAGAAAGCTTGTCATTGTTGAGGAGCATCCACTTCCCAATACGAGGAAATAAGACATCACCCAGAGCACATTTTTCAGTTCTGGAAACATGTTTTGACAAATCACAGGTGCCAACTATAGATCAGGACTATGCTTCTGCCTTTGAACCTATGAATGAATGGGAGCGAAATTTAGCTGAAAAAGAGGATAATGTAAAGAGCTATATGGATATGCAGCGCAGGGCATCACCAGACCTTAGTACTGGCTATTGGAAACTTTCTCCAAAGCAGTACAAGATTCCCTGTCTAGAAGTCGATGTGAATGATATTGATGTTGTAGGCCAGGATATGCTTGAGATTCTAATGACAGTTTTCTCAGCTTCACAGCGCATCGAACTCCATTTAAACCACAGCAGAGGCTTTATAGAAAGCATCCGCCCAGCTCTTGAGCTGTCTAAGGCCTCTGTCACCAAGTGCTCCATAAGCAAGTTGGAACTCAGCGCAGCCGAACAGGAACTGCTTCTCACCCTGCCTTCCCTGGAATCTCTTGAAGTCTCAGGGACAATCCAGTCACAAGGTATACCTGTATATATTTTGGATGACTATTCTgatgtataatttctttttcttactttaagtGGTTGAAAACTTCTGAGGCCATGAAAGCATGCATGCTCATTGATAGAACAGATATAAAATAAAccttcactaattttttttgacAGTAGCATGAATTAGTGAAAAGTCCTTGAATAATAGAATGGTTTTCAAATAACTcagacaaaatgaataaaatatttatattaaattattgaaGGTTCTTAATAAAGACATGAATTATCTGTTATTAGTAAAAGAATTAGCTATATGTAAGATGATGCTTAGAAATTACCTTCACCCTAGCTGCCTAAAGGAAGAAAGGCCTGTAGTCcctgggaaataaataaattaatgggaAATAATATCTTCATCTATTTGTGTCTTAACTCCTCTAAGCACTATTtgatagttttcagtgtagactTAACCcatctttcattaaatttattcctagatactCATATCTTTTGAAAGTATTgtaaatgtcattaaaaatattttttcattttctaattgttgcTAGTATTGCTTTGGTCTTAAGCAGTTTGACTGTTATATGCCTAGGTGTGCTTTGCTTTGTATGTATCTTGCTTGAGGTGCACTGAACTTTTTTGGAATGTGTGGGTTGACATTTaccaaatttagaaaatttttcatcttttttcaagtactgttttattatggtaaaatacatgtaacaaagcttacattttaatcattttaagtgtacaactcagtggcattaagcattcactatgttgtacaaccatcaccactatccatctccagaaccttttcatcatcccaattaaacaataaattgggccgggcgcgggggctcacgcctgtaatcccagcactttgggaggccgaagagggtggatcgccagagctcaggagtttgagaccaccctgggcaacatggtgaaaccacatctctactaaaatacaaaaaattagctgggcgtggtggcatgcgcctgtagtcccagctattcgggaggctgaggcatgagaatcacttaagcctgggaggcagaggttgcagtgagcccagatcatgccactgcactccagcttgggctaccgagtgagactccgtctcaaaaaaaaaaaaaaaaaaaaaaaaaaaaaaaaatcttccctcccaccagcccctgataacttctcttctattttctgtctctatgaatttgcctcttCTAGATATTGTTTATAAGCATTATCacttgtctggcttatttcactttgcatactGTTCAAGGTACATCATGTTGTAGCCTATATTGGAATTTCATTCcttcacatgtactccataaatatgtacaattattatgtatcaacttTGAAAAGGAACTTCATCCTTTTTATAgctaatattccatggtatgtatatagtacattttgtttatccattctgctgctgagagacacttgggttgtttctaccttctggctatcataaataatgctgcaatgaacactggCATTATAAGTATCGGTTTAAGTTCTTGCTTTTAAtcattttgggtatatacctagaagcagaattgctgattcatatggtagttctatgtttaactttttgaggaacttgcACAGTAGCTGCACCATCTTACATTCCCACTATCCATGTACAAAGGTTCCAattactccacatcctcttcagcacttgttaatttttgtttttgtggagacagagtctaattctgtcacccaggctggagtgcagtggcgagatcttggctcactgcaacctccacctctcgggttcaagcaattctcctgtctcagcctcctgagtagctgggactacaggtgtgcaccaccatacctggctaacttttgtatttttagtagagatggggtttcgccatgttgcccaagccggtctcgaactcctgagctcaggcagtccagccaccttggcctcccgaagtgctaggattacaggcatgagccacagtgcccgacctgtttttgttttcattgttgtttttcagacagtgtcttgctctattgcccaagctggagtgctgtggtgcaatcatggctcactgcagcctcaacctcttgagctcaggtgatcctcctgcctcagcctcctgagtagctgagactaccagcatgcaccaccgtgcctggataattttttattttttgtagagacagattcttgctatgttgcctagtctggtcttttttctttttctttcttttttttttttgagatggagcctcgctctgtcccccaggctggagtgcagtggcgcaatctcggctcactgcaagctctgcctcctgggttcacgccattctcttgcctcagcctcccaagtagctgggattacaagctcccgccaccacacccagctaatttttgtatttttagtagagatggggtttcaccatgttggccaggctggtcttgaactcctgacctcaggtgatccacccacctcggcctcccaaagtgctgggattacaggcatgagccaccgtgcctggcccctagtctggtcttgaactcctgggctcaaatgatccacccaccttggccttccaaagtgctgggattacaggtatgagccacctcacccagcccattTTGTTTTGTGATTATCATAAAGCCATTCTAGTagttgtgaagtggtatctcattgtggttttgatttgcatttctctaatgcaaATCATGAAAATGATGTTAAGtatcttttcactttttgaaaaaatatgtttgctcatttaaaaattgttgttgtttttgttgcattgtaagagttatttgtatattctggattTCAACCTGTTATCAGATacacagtttgaaaatatttttcccattccataggttgtcattttactttatttataatGTCCTTTGTGCacgaaagttttaaattttgacgaagtccaatttatctgtttttttcttttattgctggtCCTTTTGGTGTCctatctaagaatccattgccaaatccaaggtcatgaagattaaCTCCTATGTTTTTTCTAAGAGTTGTGTGATTtcagcttttatatttaggtcgttgatccattttgagttgattttttttacatgGTGAGGGATAGgaatccaacttcattctttcgCATGTGCAAATCCAGTTGTCCC from Homo sapiens chromosome 5 genomic patch of type FIX, GRCh38.p14 PATCHES HG2405_PATCH includes the following:
- the NAIP gene encoding baculoviral IAP repeat-containing protein 1 isoform X2, encoding MATQQKASDERISQFDHNLLPELSALLGLDAVQLAKELEEEEQKERAKMQKGYNSQMRSEAKRLKTFVTYEPYSSWIPQEMAAAGFYFTGVKSGIQCFCCSLILFGAGLTRLPIEDHKRFHPDCGFLLNKDVGNIAKYDIRVKNLKSRLRGGKMRYQEEEARLASFRNWPFYVQGISPCVLSEAGFVFTGKQDTVQCFSCGGCLGNWEEGDDPWKEHAKWFPKCEFLRSKKSSEEITQYIQSYKGFVDITGEHFVNSWVQRELPMASAYCNDSIFAYEELRLDSFKDWPRESAVGVAALAKAGLFYTGIKDIVQCFSCGGCLEKWQEGDDPLDDHTRCFPNCPFLQNMKSSAEVTPDLQSRGELCELLETTSESNLEDSIAVGPIVPEMAQGEAQWFQEAKNLNEQLRAAYTSASFRHMSLLDISSDLATDHLLGCDLSIASKHISKPVQEPLVLPEVFGNLNSVMCVEGEAGSGKTVLLKKIAFLWASGCCPLLNRFQLVFYLSLSSTRPDEGLASIICDQLLEKEGSVTEMCMRNIIQQLKNQVLFLLDDYKEICSIPQVIGKLIQKNHLSRTCLLIAVRTNRARDIRRYLETILEIKAFPFYNTVCILRKLFSHNMTRLRKFMVYFGKNQSLQKIQKTPLFVAAICAHWFQYPFDPSFDDVAVFKSYMERLSLRNKATAEILKATVSSCGELALKGFFSCCFEFNDDDLAEAGVDEDEDLTMCLMSKFTAQRLRPFYRFLSPAFQEFLAGMRLIELLDSDRQEHQDLGLYHLKQINSPMMTVSAYNNFLNYVSSLPSTKAGPKIVSHLLHLVDNKESLENISENDDYLKHQPEISLQMQLLRGLWQICPQAYFSMVSEHLLVLALKTAYQSNTVAACSPFVLQFLQGRTLTLGALNLQYFFDHPESLSLLRSIHFPIRGNKTSPRAHFSVLETCFDKSQVPTIDQDYASAFEPMNEWERNLAEKEDNVKSYMDMQRRASPDLSTGYWKLSPKQYKIPCLEVDVNDIDVVGQDMLEILMTVFSASQRIELHLNHSRGFIESIRPALELSKASVTKCSISKLELSAAEQELLLTLPSLESLEVSGTIQSQDQIFPNLDKFLCLKELSVDLEGNINVFSVIPEEFPNFHHMEKLLIQISAEYDPSKLVASLPNFISLKILNLEGQQFPDEETSEKFAYILGSLSNLEELILPTGDGIYRVAKLIIQQCQQLHCLRVLSFFKTLNDDSVVEIAKVAISGGFQKLENLKLSINHKITEEGYRNFFQALDNMPNLQELDISRHFTECIKAQATTVKSLSQCVLRLPRLIRLNMLSWLLDADDIALLNVMKERHPQSKYLTILQKWILPFSPIIQK
- the NAIP gene encoding baculoviral IAP repeat-containing protein 1 isoform X1, which produces MATQQKASDERISQFDHNLLPELSALLGLDAVQLAKELEEEEQKERAKMQKGYNSQMRSEAKRLKTFVTYEPYSSWIPQEMAAAGFYFTGVKSGIQCFCCSLILFGAGLTRLPIEDHKRFHPDCGFLLNKDVGNIAKYDIRVKNLKSRLRGGKMRYQEEEARLASFRNWPFYVQGISPCVLSEAGFVFTGKQDTVQCFSCGGCLGNWEEGDDPWKEHAKWFPKCEFLRSKKSSEEITQYIQSYKGFVDITGEHFVNSWVQRELPMASAYCNDSIFAYEELRLDSFKDWPRESAVGVAALAKAGLFYTGIKDIVQCFSCGGCLEKWQEGDDPLDDHTRCFPNCPFLQNMKSSAEVTPDLQSRGELCELLETTSESNLEDSIAVGPIVPEMAQGEAQWFQEAKNLNEQLRAAYTSASFRHMSLLDISSDLATDHLLGCDLSIASKHISKPVQEPLVLPEVFGNLNSVMCVEGEAGSGKTVLLKKIAFLWASGCCPLLNRFQLVFYLSLSSTRPDEGLASIICDQLLEKEGSVTEMCMRNIIQQLKNQVLFLLDDYKEICSIPQVIGKLIQKNHLSRTCLLIAVRTNRARDIRRYLETILEIKAFPFYNTVCILRKLFSHNMTRLRKFMVYFGKNQSLQKIQKTPLFVAAICAHWFQYPFDPSFDDVAVFKSYMERLSLRNKATAEILKATVSSCGELALKGFFSCCFEFNDDDLAEAGVDEDEDLTMCLMSKFTAQRLRPFYRFLSPAFQEFLAGMRLIELLDSDRQEHQDLGLYHLKQINSPMMTVSAYNNFLNYVSSLPSTKAGPKIVSHLLHLVDNKESLENISENDDYLKHQPEISLQMQLLRGLWQICPQAYFSMVSEHLLVLALKTAYQSNTVAACSPFVLQFLQGRTLTLGALNLQYFFDHPESLSLLRSIHFPIRGNKTSPRAHFSVLETCFDKSQVPTIDQDYASAFEPMNEWERNLAEKEDNVKSYMDMQRRASPDLSTGYWKLSPKQYKIPCLEVDVNDIDVVGQDMLEILMTVFSASQRIELHLNHSRGFIESIRPALELSKASVTKCSISKLELSAAEQELLLTLPSLESLEVSGTIQSQDQIFPNLDKFLCLKELSVDLEGNINVFSVIPEEFPNFHHMEKLLIQISAEYDPSKLVKLIQNSPNLHVFHLKCNFFSDFGSLMTMLVSCKKLTEIKFSDSFFQAVPFVASLPNFISLKILNLEGQQFPDEETSEKFAYILGSLSNLEELILPTGDGIYRVAKLIIQQCQQLHCLRVLSFFKTLNDDSVVEIAKVAISGGFQKLENLKLSINHKITEEGYRNFFQALDNMPNLQELDISRHFTECIKAQATTVKSLSQCVLRLPRLIRLNMLSWLLDADDIALLNVMKERHPQSKYLTILQKWILPFSPIIQK
- the NAIP gene encoding baculoviral IAP repeat-containing protein 1 isoform X3 produces the protein MATQQKASDERISQFDHNLLPELSALLGLDAVQLAKELEEEEQKERAKMQKGYNSQMRSEAKRLKTFVTYEPYSSWIPQEMAAAGFYFTGVKSGIQCFCCSLILFGAGLTRLPIEDHKRFHPDCGFLLNKDVGNIAKYDIRVKNLKSRLRGGKMRYQEEEARLASFRNWPFYVQGISPCVLSEAGFVFTGKQDTVQCFSCGGCLGNWEEGDDPWKEHAKWFPKCEFLRSKKSSEEITQYIQSYKGFVDITGEHFVNSWVQRELPMASAYCNDSIFAYEELRLDSFKDWPRESAVGVAALAKAGLFYTGIKDIVQCFSCGGCLEKWQEGDDPLDDHTRCFPNCPFLQNMKSSAEVTPDLQSRGELCELLETTSESNLEDSIAVGPIVPEMAQGEAQWFQEAKNLNEQLRAAYTSASFRHMSLLDISSDLATDHLLGCDLSIASKHISKPVQEPLVLPEVFGNLNSVMCVEGEAGSGKTVLLKKIAFLWASGCCPLLNRFQLVFYLSLSSTRPDEGLASIICDQLLEKEGSVTEMCMRNIIQQLKNQVLFLLDDYKEICSIPQVIGKLIQKNHLSRTCLLIAVRTNRARDIRRYLETILEIKAFPFYNTVCILRKLFSHNMTRLRKFMVYFGKNQSLQKIQKTPLFVAAICAHWFQYPFDPSFDDVAVFKSYMERLSLRNKATAEILKATVSSCGELALKGFFSCCFEFNDDDLAEAGVDEDEDLTMCLMSKFTAQRLRPFYRFLSPAFQEFLAGMRLIELLDSDRQEHQDLGLYHLKQINSPMMTVSAYNNFLNYVSSLPSTKAGPKIVSHLLHLVDNKESLENISENDDYLKHQPEISLQMQLLRGLWQICPQAYFSMVSEHLLVLALKTAYQSNTVAACSPFVLQFLQGRTLTLGALNLQYFFDHPESLSLLRSIHFPIRGNKTSPRAHFSVLETCFDKSQVPTIDQDYASAFEPMNEWERNLAEKEDNVKSYMDMQRRASPDLSTGYWKLSPKQYKIPCLEVDVNDIDVVGQDMLEILMTVFSASQRIELHLNHSRGFIESIRPALELSKASVTKCSISKLELSAAEQELLLTLPSLESLEVSGTIQSQVKLIQNSPNLHVFHLKCNFFSDFGSLMTMLVSCKKLTEIKFSDSFFQAVPFVASLPNFISLKILNLEGQQFPDEETSEKFAYILGSLSNLEELILPTGDGIYRVAKLIIQQCQQLHCLRVLSFFKTLNDDSVVEIAKVAISGGFQKLENLKLSINHKITEEGYRNFFQALDNMPNLQELDISRHFTECIKAQATTVKSLSQCVLRLPRLIRLNMLSWLLDADDIALLNVMKERHPQSKYLTILQKWILPFSPIIQK
- the NAIP gene encoding baculoviral IAP repeat-containing protein 1 isoform X6, coding for MARLKRKQDTVQCFSCGGCLGNWEEGDDPWKEHAKWFPKCEFLRSKKSSEEITQYIQSYKGFVDITGEHFVNSWVQRELPMASAYCNDSIFAYEELRLDSFKDWPRESAVGVAALAKAGLFYTGIKDIVQCFSCGGCLEKWQEGDDPLDDHTRCFPNCPFLQNMKSSAEVTPDLQSRGELCELLETTSESNLEDSIAVGPIVPEMAQGEAQWFQEAKNLNEQLRAAYTSASFRHMSLLDISSDLATDHLLGCDLSIASKHISKPVQEPLVLPEVFGNLNSVMCVEGEAGSGKTVLLKKIAFLWASGCCPLLNRFQLVFYLSLSSTRPDEGLASIICDQLLEKEGSVTEMCMRNIIQQLKNQVLFLLDDYKEICSIPQVIGKLIQKNHLSRTCLLIAVRTNRARDIRRYLETILEIKAFPFYNTVCILRKLFSHNMTRLRKFMVYFGKNQSLQKIQKTPLFVAAICAHWFQYPFDPSFDDVAVFKSYMERLSLRNKATAEILKATVSSCGELALKGFFSCCFEFNDDDLAEAGVDEDEDLTMCLMSKFTAQRLRPFYRFLSPAFQEFLAGMRLIELLDSDRQEHQDLGLYHLKQINSPMMTVSAYNNFLNYVSSLPSTKAGPKIVSHLLHLVDNKESLENISENDDYLKHQPEISLQMQLLRGLWQICPQAYFSMVSEHLLVLALKTAYQSNTVAACSPFVLQFLQGRTLTLGALNLQYFFDHPESLSLLRSIHFPIRGNKTSPRAHFSVLETCFDKSQVPTIDQDYASAFEPMNEWERNLAEKEDNVKSYMDMQRRASPDLSTGYWKLSPKQYKIPCLEVDVNDIDVVGQDMLEILMTVFSASQRIELHLNHSRGFIESIRPALELSKASVTKCSISKLELSAAEQELLLTLPSLESLEVSGTIQSQDQIFPNLDKFLCLKELSVDLEGNINVFSVIPEEFPNFHHMEKLLIQISAEYDPSKLVKLIQNSPNLHVFHLKCNFFSDFGSLMTMLVSCKKLTEIKFSDSFFQAVPFVASLPNFISLKILNLEGQQFPDEETSEKFAYILGSLSNLEELILPTGDGIYRVAKLIIQQCQQLHCLRVLSFFKTLNDDSVVEIAKVAISGGFQKLENLKLSINHKITEEGYRNFFQALDNMPNLQELDISRHFTECIKAQATTVKSLSQCVLRLPRLIRLNMLSWLLDADDIALLNVMKERHPQSKYLTILQKWILPFSPIIQK